A stretch of Panthera tigris isolate Pti1 chromosome E2, P.tigris_Pti1_mat1.1, whole genome shotgun sequence DNA encodes these proteins:
- the LOC102969141 gene encoding ferritin light chain-like, giving the protein MPHLQCARRSAGSASCFNRAWTDQTQGHPLFQPQTTLQPPLQSQPPEPPSQPPSAPGANQHRFLSLAPCCRPIMSSQGRQNYSPEVEASVNCLVNMHLRASNTYLSLGFYFDSSDVALQGLGHFFRELALKKREGAQRLLKLQNQRSGSALFQDVQKPSHDEWGKALDAMETALVLEKNLNEAILDLHALGSARADAHLCDFLENHFLGEEVKLIKQMGSHLTNLRRLAGPQAALGEYLFERLTFKLD; this is encoded by the coding sequence ATGCCACATCTGCAGTGCGCCCGGCGGTCTGCTGGATCTGCCTCGTGCTTCAACAGAGCTTGGACTGACCAGACCCAGGGGCACCCCTTATTCCAGCCTCAGACCACCCTCCAGCCGCCTTTACAGTCTCAACCCCCGGAACCACCTTCTCAGCCACCCTCTGCCCCTGGGGCCAACCAACACCGTTTTTTGAGCTTAGCGCCTTGTTGCCGACCAATCATGAGCTCTCAGGGGCGTCAGAATTATTCCCCCGAGGTGGAGGCCTCCGTCAACTGCCTGGTCAACATGCATCTGCGGGCCTCCAACACCTAcctctctctgggcttctattTCGACAGCAGCGATGTGGCTCTGCAGGGCTTGGGCCACTTCTTCCGCGAGTTAGCCCTGAAGAAGCGCGAGGGTGCCCAGCGGCTCTTGAAGTTGCAAAACCAGCGGAGCGGCAGCGCGCTCTTCCAGGACGTGCAGAAGCCGTCGCACGACGAGTGGGGTAAAGCCCTGGACGCCATGGAAACGGCTCTAGTCCTGGAGAAGAACCTGAACGAGGCAATTTTGGATCTGCATGCCCTGGGTTCTGCCCGTGCCGACGCtcatctctgtgacttcctgGAGAACCACTTCCTGGGCGAGGAGGTGAAACTCATCAAGCAGATGGGCAGCCACCTGACTAACCTCCGCAGGCTGGCCGGCCCTCAGGCCGCGCTGGGCGAGTATCTCTTCGAAAGGCTCACCTTCAAGCTCGACTAG